The proteins below are encoded in one region of Tomitella fengzijianii:
- a CDS encoding serine hydrolase, with translation MTDWSGAVPDRAGAVPDWRDGVRSVLADAGADGWLHAAVVGRPDECIGAGSDVPVVLASMYKLYVMVAVCRSADAGRLDPLARVTVDPARHAPGPTGLGAFADNVELSVRDLVLLMMTVSDNTAAEVLRGLLPAGAFDEALAVLGTGLEDGSGASGGEGALHERARRWGGTDYEDAAHHLAHDPAADAVHAGDPAYVTRATPRALCTAMAAVWKDTAASPESCRFMRGVLGRQVWTHRIASGFPQETFRVFGKTGTIGRIRAETAVVEPDGETPIVVCVVTRAARAEANLPRVDASVGAVARIAVDHLRMSAFQRR, from the coding sequence ATGACTGATTGGTCTGGCGCCGTGCCGGATCGCGCTGGCGCCGTGCCGGATTGGCGTGACGGCGTGCGGTCGGTGCTGGCCGACGCCGGTGCGGACGGCTGGCTGCATGCCGCCGTGGTGGGGCGTCCGGATGAGTGCATCGGCGCGGGATCCGATGTGCCCGTGGTGCTTGCGTCGATGTACAAGCTGTATGTGATGGTGGCGGTCTGCCGCTCGGCGGATGCGGGGCGACTCGATCCGCTGGCCCGCGTGACGGTGGATCCGGCGCGGCACGCGCCCGGGCCGACGGGCCTCGGGGCGTTCGCCGACAACGTCGAGCTCTCTGTGCGCGACCTCGTGCTGCTCATGATGACGGTCTCCGACAACACGGCGGCGGAGGTGCTGCGGGGACTTTTGCCGGCGGGGGCGTTCGACGAGGCGCTCGCCGTGCTGGGGACCGGTCTCGAGGACGGATCGGGCGCGTCCGGCGGCGAGGGGGCCCTGCATGAGAGGGCGCGCCGATGGGGCGGCACCGACTACGAGGACGCCGCCCACCACCTGGCGCACGATCCGGCGGCCGACGCGGTGCACGCCGGGGATCCCGCCTACGTCACCCGCGCCACACCCCGCGCGCTGTGCACGGCGATGGCCGCGGTGTGGAAGGACACTGCGGCGTCGCCGGAATCGTGCCGCTTCATGCGCGGGGTGCTGGGCCGGCAGGTGTGGACCCACCGCATCGCGTCGGGCTTTCCGCAGGAGACGTTCCGCGTGTTCGGAAAGACCGGCACGATCGGCCGCATCCGCGCCGAGACCGCCGTCGTCGAACCGGACGGGGAGACGCCGATCGTCGTGTGCGTGGTGACCCGCGCGGCGCGCGCCGAGGCGAACCTGCCGCGGGTCGACGCGTCTGTGGGCGCGGTAGCGCGCATCGCCGTCGACCACCTGCGCATGTCCGCCTTCCAGCGGCGATAG
- a CDS encoding NUDIX domain-containing protein has product MEQSSVSVDVVVLRFGNPHPGSLRLAVAPRRREPYTGRLALPGVMLRSGERLQDGARRAAQVKLGIPAEAIVDVGQLAVFDEPSRDPRGPTLSVAMWAVVRADDYVPTDDIDVHWLEFDEATALAFDHDRIVYHGRRILGGILWRHDRFTRAITGPRFPATFAVEITAALLGARPDAGNLNRTLKMLPGLERTDERMRVQATGRPSVVWRWEDDGPRLGDAQLDDAGLGGPPAE; this is encoded by the coding sequence ATGGAACAGTCCTCGGTGTCGGTCGACGTGGTGGTCCTGCGCTTCGGCAACCCCCATCCGGGAAGCCTGCGCCTGGCCGTGGCCCCGCGGCGCCGCGAGCCCTACACGGGCCGCCTGGCGCTGCCCGGCGTGATGCTGCGCTCCGGCGAGCGGCTGCAGGACGGCGCCCGGCGCGCAGCGCAGGTCAAGCTGGGGATCCCCGCGGAGGCGATCGTCGACGTCGGGCAGCTCGCAGTGTTCGACGAGCCCAGCCGTGACCCCCGCGGCCCCACACTGTCGGTGGCGATGTGGGCCGTGGTGCGCGCCGACGACTACGTTCCCACCGACGACATCGACGTGCATTGGCTGGAGTTCGACGAGGCGACGGCGCTGGCGTTCGACCACGATCGCATCGTCTACCACGGCCGGCGCATCCTGGGCGGCATCCTGTGGCGGCACGACAGGTTCACCCGCGCCATCACCGGCCCCCGCTTCCCTGCCACTTTCGCCGTCGAGATCACCGCCGCCCTGCTCGGCGCGCGGCCGGACGCCGGGAACCTCAACCGCACGCTCAAGATGCTGCCCGGGCTCGAACGCACCGACGAGCGGATGCGGGTGCAGGCCACGGGGCGGCCGTCCGTCGTGTGGCGGTGGGAGGACGACGGACCGCGGCTGGGCGACGCGCAACTCGACGACGCCGGGCTGGGCGGCCCCCCGGCCGAGTGA
- a CDS encoding SDR family oxidoreductase: protein MVVRAAGGPVAGKVVAVTGGAQGIGREIARVLVDAGARVVIGDKDLEAAQAAADELGGGTVALALDVASTASFRGFLSAAEQSQGPLDVLVNNAGVMWVGPFDEEPDTATDAMLAVNLHGVIRGVRLAAPAMRKRGGGQIVTVASAASRLAPPGEATYAATKHGVLGYLTAVREELRGSGVAITAVMPVVVDTTLAAGTDAGGAALLRPEHVAEAVASAIRRPRFEVTVPGYVGPLARAGLLLPQRLRDAVLRRMVPDQVRAVRGSNTRAGYESRALGGAPGYGGVRDEERHDD, encoded by the coding sequence ATGGTCGTACGCGCAGCGGGCGGTCCCGTCGCGGGCAAAGTCGTGGCCGTCACGGGCGGCGCGCAAGGCATCGGGCGTGAGATCGCGCGCGTGCTGGTCGACGCGGGCGCCCGGGTCGTCATCGGCGACAAGGACCTCGAGGCGGCGCAAGCGGCGGCAGACGAGCTCGGCGGGGGCACCGTGGCGCTGGCGCTGGACGTTGCTTCCACGGCGTCGTTCCGGGGGTTTCTCAGTGCCGCGGAGCAGTCGCAGGGCCCGCTGGACGTGCTGGTCAACAACGCCGGCGTGATGTGGGTGGGGCCCTTCGACGAGGAGCCGGACACGGCCACCGACGCGATGCTCGCCGTGAACCTGCACGGGGTGATCCGCGGTGTCCGGCTGGCCGCACCGGCGATGCGGAAGCGCGGCGGCGGCCAGATCGTCACTGTGGCGTCGGCGGCTTCGCGGCTGGCGCCCCCCGGCGAGGCGACGTATGCGGCCACCAAACACGGCGTGCTGGGGTATCTCACGGCGGTGCGTGAGGAGCTGCGCGGCAGCGGCGTCGCGATCACCGCGGTGATGCCGGTGGTGGTGGATACGACGCTGGCCGCGGGTACCGACGCGGGCGGTGCTGCTCTGCTGCGGCCGGAGCATGTCGCGGAGGCCGTGGCATCTGCGATCCGCCGGCCCCGCTTCGAGGTGACCGTGCCAGGATACGTGGGTCCGCTCGCCCGCGCGGGACTGCTGCTGCCCCAGCGGTTGCGGGATGCGGTGCTCCGGCGGATGGTTCCGGACCAGGTCAGGGCCGTGCGCGGGTCGAATACGCGCGCCGGCTACGAGTCGCGGGCACTGGGCGGTGCGCCGGGTTATGGGGGTGTGCGGGATGAGGAGAGGCATGACGATTGA
- the bluB gene encoding 5,6-dimethylbenzimidazole synthase, whose amino-acid sequence MSVHEAIALRRDVRAEFSGDPIDDATLMRILGSAHRAPSVGNTQPWDFVVVRDPATLDRFAGHVADKRRAFAESLPPERKDTFNPIKIEGIRESRTGVVVTYDGSRGGPNVLGRHTIEDTGLFSAVLAIQNLWLAAVSEGIGVGWVSFYDEDFLADLVAIPAPVRPIAWLCVGPVTGFQQVPDLERFGWRGRRPLEDAVHLERFRS is encoded by the coding sequence ATGAGCGTCCACGAGGCCATCGCCCTGCGCCGCGACGTGCGCGCCGAATTCAGCGGCGACCCGATCGACGACGCGACGCTCATGCGCATCCTCGGCTCGGCGCACCGGGCGCCGTCCGTCGGCAACACGCAGCCGTGGGACTTCGTCGTGGTCCGCGACCCGGCCACGCTGGACAGGTTCGCCGGGCACGTCGCAGACAAGCGCCGCGCATTCGCCGAGTCGCTGCCACCGGAGCGCAAGGACACCTTCAACCCGATCAAGATCGAGGGCATCCGCGAAAGCCGCACCGGCGTCGTCGTCACGTACGACGGTTCCCGCGGCGGCCCGAACGTCCTGGGCCGGCACACCATCGAGGACACCGGGCTGTTCTCTGCCGTGCTGGCCATCCAGAACCTGTGGCTCGCGGCCGTGTCCGAGGGCATCGGCGTGGGCTGGGTGTCGTTCTACGACGAGGATTTCCTGGCCGACCTGGTGGCCATACCGGCCCCGGTGCGCCCCATCGCCTGGCTGTGCGTCGGCCCGGTGACCGGATTCCAGCAGGTGCCGGACCTGGAGCGGTTCGGCTGGCGGGGACGGCGTCCGCTGGAGGACGCGGTGCACCTCGAACGTTTCCGCAGCTGA
- a CDS encoding esterase/lipase family protein, whose protein sequence is MPKSPMAHALGDAIAAPIRLATVLQRSIAALDQMTGDAVRDAAALTLAATERSAAVSARADAAATPDARATTYAGTTTVAVTLPGPDMEPPGPDAPAVHVQTGLAGEADDVVSYSAPELVPHKHRRVDYDFFSGIAPEIRHPGGALPGANLWDTPPSAERPVPVVLVHGTAGGGQTNWGPYVPLLTNHGFSVFTLTYGAIPGSAWPVSAMGGMRRIEDSAAEFGAFVGHVLDATGAEQVDVVGHSQGTLVPGYWAKRLGGADRIRRYVSLAPLWQGTRAFGALRGTLAAVGMRFGVAGLDVAASLSIPQMITGSDFLAELWSGGTPYVEGIEYTNISTEHDEFVVPYTSGQIPGGPGMDVTNIVVQDGCPADHSDHLGICGSRRAATIVLNALDDIDQNPVPAGFVPPFFG, encoded by the coding sequence GTGCCGAAATCCCCCATGGCCCATGCTCTGGGCGACGCGATCGCCGCGCCCATCCGCCTGGCCACGGTGCTGCAGCGGTCGATCGCAGCGCTCGACCAGATGACGGGCGACGCCGTCCGTGACGCCGCGGCGCTCACGCTTGCCGCCACCGAACGCTCGGCCGCCGTCTCGGCACGCGCCGACGCCGCGGCCACCCCCGACGCCCGCGCAACCACGTACGCCGGCACGACCACGGTGGCCGTCACCCTGCCCGGGCCGGACATGGAACCGCCCGGGCCCGACGCGCCCGCGGTGCACGTGCAGACCGGGCTCGCAGGCGAAGCGGACGACGTCGTCTCCTATTCCGCGCCGGAACTCGTCCCGCACAAGCATCGCCGGGTGGACTACGACTTCTTCTCCGGCATCGCCCCCGAGATCCGCCACCCGGGCGGCGCCCTGCCCGGGGCCAACCTGTGGGATACGCCGCCCAGCGCCGAGCGCCCCGTGCCCGTCGTCCTCGTCCACGGCACGGCCGGCGGCGGGCAGACCAACTGGGGCCCCTACGTCCCGCTGCTCACCAACCACGGCTTCTCGGTGTTCACGCTGACCTACGGCGCGATCCCCGGCTCGGCCTGGCCGGTGTCCGCGATGGGCGGAATGCGGCGCATCGAGGACAGTGCGGCCGAGTTCGGCGCGTTCGTCGGGCACGTGCTGGACGCCACCGGCGCGGAGCAGGTGGACGTCGTCGGCCATTCCCAGGGCACTCTGGTTCCCGGCTACTGGGCCAAACGCCTGGGCGGGGCGGACCGTATCCGCCGGTACGTCTCGCTGGCGCCGCTGTGGCAGGGCACCCGGGCGTTCGGCGCGCTGCGCGGCACCCTCGCCGCCGTCGGCATGCGGTTCGGCGTCGCCGGTCTAGACGTGGCGGCCAGCCTGTCGATACCGCAGATGATCACCGGATCCGACTTCCTCGCCGAGCTGTGGTCCGGCGGCACCCCGTACGTGGAGGGGATCGAGTACACCAACATCTCCACCGAGCACGACGAGTTCGTGGTGCCCTATACGAGCGGGCAGATTCCCGGCGGCCCCGGCATGGACGTCACCAACATCGTCGTCCAGGACGGCTGCCCCGCCGACCACAGCGACCACCTGGGCATCTGCGGATCGCGGCGCGCCGCCACCATCGTGCTCAACGCCCTCGACGACATCGACCAGAACCCCGTGCCCGCCGGGTTCGTGCCGCCGTTCTTCGGGTAG
- a CDS encoding MarR family winged helix-turn-helix transcriptional regulator — MIEAEQAGVILGEMVEIGRAFRTAGRRSRERGLTGTKFSVLQQLRESDTRLTGLAERLELSAPVTSRAVQALECEKLAERNPDPDDARAVRISITEAGLAYLTARERAAVTAFTEHLGEWSPDEAARTIETLRTLRGKLTRAFDDLDTAALRAGDRAGARG, encoded by the coding sequence GTGATCGAGGCCGAACAGGCGGGGGTCATCCTCGGCGAGATGGTGGAGATCGGCCGCGCATTCCGCACGGCCGGACGCCGCAGCAGGGAACGTGGTCTGACAGGCACCAAGTTCAGCGTGCTCCAGCAACTGCGCGAATCGGACACCAGACTCACCGGCCTCGCCGAACGGCTGGAACTCTCGGCGCCGGTCACCTCGCGGGCCGTCCAGGCGCTGGAGTGCGAGAAACTGGCTGAACGCAACCCCGACCCCGACGACGCCCGCGCCGTGCGGATCTCGATCACCGAAGCCGGCCTGGCATACCTCACCGCACGGGAGAGGGCCGCCGTCACCGCGTTCACCGAGCACCTCGGCGAGTGGTCCCCGGACGAGGCCGCCCGGACCATCGAGACCCTCCGGACACTCCGCGGGAAGCTCACCCGCGCATTCGACGACCTCGACACGGCCGCCCTGCGCGCCGGCGACAGGGCAGGAGCACGCGGATGA
- a CDS encoding phosphatase PAP2 family protein: MTAALAALDGASIDGSLYLDVNDFARDTGWLHGFMTAFTDIGLAIFALIMVIAWWRARRRGPAAMAAALAVPVATVAAYIVSDLVKSVFDETRPCHVYPRALVLGGCDPVNDYAFPSNHSVIVAAAAAGLFLVEKRWGVVAAVVALVLGFSRVYVGAHYPHDVVAGLVGGAIVGLVVAFVVARLLRPVVRGLTRTPLRPLVSAG; the protein is encoded by the coding sequence ATGACCGCCGCACTCGCCGCCCTCGACGGCGCCTCCATCGACGGCTCGCTGTACCTGGACGTCAACGACTTCGCCCGCGACACCGGCTGGCTGCACGGGTTCATGACCGCGTTCACCGACATCGGCCTGGCGATCTTCGCGCTGATCATGGTCATCGCCTGGTGGCGGGCCCGGCGCCGCGGCCCCGCGGCGATGGCGGCCGCGCTCGCCGTGCCGGTGGCCACCGTCGCCGCCTACATCGTCAGCGACCTGGTCAAATCCGTGTTCGACGAGACCCGCCCCTGCCACGTCTACCCGCGGGCGCTCGTCCTCGGCGGCTGCGACCCCGTCAACGACTACGCCTTCCCCAGCAACCACTCGGTCATCGTCGCCGCCGCCGCGGCGGGGCTGTTCCTCGTCGAGAAACGGTGGGGGGTCGTCGCCGCCGTCGTCGCCCTGGTGCTCGGGTTCTCCCGGGTGTACGTGGGCGCGCACTACCCGCACGACGTGGTCGCCGGGCTGGTCGGCGGGGCGATCGTCGGGCTCGTGGTGGCGTTCGTCGTCGCCCGGCTGCTGCGGCCCGTGGTGCGCGGGCTCACCCGGACCCCGCTGCGGCCGCTCGTGTCAGCGGGGTAA
- a CDS encoding LysR family transcriptional regulator, with protein MTTTRIDLLRHWAIFVAVAEEGHFGAAADRLAMTQPSVSQGLRRLEDRVGLQLIDRGARAAVVTAEGRRVLPLARTLLRDAEHLAAEAGRIAARGGTLECGVAAAVPTSAVAGAVAALAASGARVEARRATCPRIVDAVGTGEMACGVVEDPTPYADLARGRLHRLPRVLLVPAGWGPSARRRLDWARLAGHHLVTTPRDECPAAHDLLVDLVAARLPLPRVVQVDRAWDIVGRIAGGEGYAVVDAAFARASGLAWRALPREFDLRLRAVVHPERQTDHAQRDVRAVLDEALAAAARDAVSAGTAVGDCDD; from the coding sequence GTGACGACCACCCGGATCGACCTGCTGCGGCACTGGGCGATTTTCGTCGCGGTGGCGGAGGAGGGGCACTTCGGCGCGGCGGCCGACCGGCTCGCGATGACCCAGCCGTCGGTGTCGCAGGGGCTCCGCCGGCTGGAGGATCGCGTAGGCCTGCAACTGATCGACCGCGGGGCGCGGGCGGCGGTGGTCACCGCAGAGGGGCGGCGTGTGCTGCCGCTGGCGCGGACCCTGCTGCGCGACGCCGAGCATCTGGCCGCGGAGGCCGGTCGGATCGCCGCACGCGGTGGCACTCTCGAATGCGGTGTGGCGGCGGCGGTGCCGACGTCGGCGGTGGCCGGGGCGGTGGCCGCACTTGCGGCGTCGGGCGCACGGGTGGAGGCGCGCCGGGCGACCTGTCCGCGCATCGTCGACGCCGTCGGCACCGGCGAGATGGCATGCGGGGTGGTCGAAGACCCCACTCCGTACGCGGATCTGGCGCGGGGTCGGCTGCACCGTCTGCCCCGTGTGCTGTTGGTGCCGGCCGGTTGGGGCCCGTCGGCCCGACGGCGTCTCGACTGGGCGCGGCTGGCCGGTCACCACCTGGTGACGACTCCGCGCGACGAGTGCCCTGCGGCGCACGATCTGCTGGTGGATCTGGTGGCGGCGCGGTTGCCGCTGCCCCGGGTGGTGCAGGTCGACCGCGCCTGGGACATCGTCGGCCGCATCGCGGGCGGGGAGGGCTACGCCGTGGTGGACGCCGCCTTCGCCCGGGCGAGCGGACTGGCCTGGCGCGCGCTGCCCCGCGAGTTCGACCTGCGCCTGCGCGCCGTGGTGCACCCGGAAAGGCAGACCGACCATGCGCAGCGCGACGTGCGCGCGGTACTCGACGAGGCGCTGGCCGCTGCCGCCCGCGATGCCGTGTCGGCGGGCACGGCCGTAGGGGACTGCGATGACTGA
- a CDS encoding penicillin-binding transpeptidase domain-containing protein: MTSYLHTPRGRQRRAAAASALAVTAALVLSGCSVFGSDDGPMDRFAAAFNKGDVAAAAELTTDPAAAQETLQAVFDGIGGTEAHMDTPDGDGAELPTGFDWKVPAGETVHTEGTIALGPDGSRVQWSPQIIDARLQPGGAVVYSDVRRFTAPIVDRSGTELMHWAPVTQVVVDAGNLAAAGPVADAVSTVEPSVTAGQIQDAVAADPAAPYTVITLRDEDLDPIRGALEAVDGVQLIEQGKLITAGKNLDSPVFGELSEYWRGKLDEGAGWSLTVSNPDGDAQIGGQAPAPLDAVRTTMDVTMQAAAQRAVGARAEPAVIVAMSPQTGGVLAVAQNDAARKQGSIALTGLFPPGSTFKTVTTSAALQAGVAAPDTVLPCPARVTVDGRSIPNDDDFDLGDVPLHTAFAQSCNTTQAIMSADLGPTAMRDTAASLGFGVDFVTPALTTVTGTVPVTEPGPARVEAAIGQGTVTASPFGMTEMVASLANGGRMVLPMLVEGEPATANSEPGPLEPATVDAVRAMMREAVQSGTARSLSDIDGLGGKTGTAEVAGGPAHGWFAGIRGDVAFTAFIEGADSSGPAVTMAGDFLRGAQNG; the protein is encoded by the coding sequence ATGACGTCGTATTTGCACACACCCCGTGGCCGGCAGCGCCGCGCCGCAGCGGCGTCGGCCCTCGCCGTGACCGCAGCACTGGTCCTCTCCGGCTGCAGCGTGTTCGGCTCCGACGACGGGCCGATGGACAGGTTCGCCGCGGCGTTCAACAAGGGCGACGTGGCGGCCGCCGCGGAGCTGACGACGGATCCGGCCGCCGCGCAGGAGACCCTGCAGGCGGTGTTCGACGGCATCGGCGGCACCGAGGCGCACATGGACACCCCGGACGGCGACGGCGCGGAGCTGCCCACCGGTTTCGACTGGAAGGTCCCCGCGGGCGAGACGGTGCACACCGAGGGCACCATCGCGCTGGGCCCGGACGGGTCGCGGGTGCAGTGGTCGCCGCAGATCATCGACGCGCGCCTGCAGCCCGGCGGCGCCGTCGTGTACTCGGACGTGCGCCGATTCACCGCCCCGATCGTCGACCGGAGCGGCACGGAACTGATGCACTGGGCGCCGGTGACCCAGGTCGTCGTCGACGCCGGAAACCTCGCGGCGGCCGGGCCGGTCGCGGACGCGGTGTCGACCGTCGAGCCGTCGGTCACCGCGGGGCAGATCCAGGACGCGGTGGCCGCCGACCCGGCCGCGCCTTACACCGTGATCACGCTGCGCGACGAGGACCTGGATCCGATCCGCGGGGCACTGGAGGCCGTCGACGGCGTGCAGCTGATCGAGCAGGGCAAGCTGATCACGGCGGGCAAGAACCTCGATTCACCGGTGTTCGGCGAGCTGAGCGAGTACTGGCGCGGCAAGCTCGACGAGGGGGCGGGTTGGTCGCTGACCGTGTCGAACCCCGACGGCGACGCGCAGATCGGCGGGCAAGCCCCGGCGCCGCTCGACGCGGTGCGCACCACGATGGACGTGACGATGCAGGCGGCGGCGCAGCGGGCGGTGGGCGCGCGCGCGGAGCCGGCCGTGATCGTGGCGATGAGCCCGCAGACCGGGGGCGTGCTGGCGGTGGCGCAGAACGACGCCGCCCGTAAGCAGGGGTCCATCGCGCTGACGGGGCTGTTCCCGCCCGGGTCCACGTTCAAGACCGTCACCACCTCGGCCGCGCTGCAGGCGGGCGTCGCTGCGCCGGACACGGTGCTCCCCTGCCCGGCGCGCGTCACGGTGGACGGCCGCTCGATCCCCAACGACGACGACTTCGACCTGGGCGACGTGCCGCTGCACACGGCGTTCGCGCAGTCGTGCAACACCACGCAGGCGATCATGTCGGCAGACCTGGGGCCGACCGCCATGCGCGACACGGCCGCGTCGCTGGGCTTCGGCGTCGACTTCGTCACCCCGGCGCTGACGACGGTGACCGGCACCGTGCCGGTGACCGAGCCCGGCCCGGCCCGGGTGGAGGCGGCCATCGGGCAGGGCACCGTGACGGCCAGCCCGTTCGGGATGACGGAGATGGTGGCGTCGCTGGCCAACGGCGGGCGCATGGTGCTGCCGATGCTCGTGGAGGGTGAGCCCGCGACGGCGAACAGCGAGCCCGGCCCGCTCGAGCCCGCGACGGTGGACGCGGTGCGGGCGATGATGCGCGAGGCGGTGCAGTCCGGGACCGCGCGCAGCCTCTCCGACATCGACGGGCTCGGCGGCAAGACCGGCACCGCGGAGGTGGCCGGCGGCCCGGCGCACGGCTGGTTCGCGGGGATCCGGGGCGACGTGGCGTTCACCGCGTTCATCGAGGGCGCCGACTCGTCGGGGCCGGCGGTGACGATGGCGGGCGACTTCCTGCGGGGCGCGCAGAACGGGTAG
- a CDS encoding MDR family MFS transporter produces MSTGSTAPTAAPRKYSHGEVLGVMAGLLAALFTAMLSTTVVSTALPTIMADLHGTQRQYTWVITASLLMMTISTPIWGKLSDLFSKKLLTQLAILLFVAGSLAAGFSHSITLMMVARAVQGMAMGGLIALVQSVMGSIVSPRDRGRYAGYMGAVMTVATVSGPLLGGVITDEIGWRWTFFVCVPLAVIALALIQWKLDLPANPRTGRVRIDYLGGILLSVAAALPMLWVTFAGSDYAWVSWQSAAFLAGFLITVALTVLVELRAPEPMLPLRVLRNSTAVLMIVASLAVGVAMFGSGVFLTQYFQLGAGYTPTKAGVMTIPMIISQMLSATIGGQIVSRTGRWKPIMVAGSITMLAGLVGLGTISHTTSYPLVALYMVLLGLGVGTLVQNIVLAVQNTVDVTEVGAASAAIAFFRSLGGAVGVTALGAVLTNLVAGNIRDGLSQMGIPADRLGSAGDTQLDVSGLPAEIQGVFHDSYADGFGPLFMIAAAIAVVTVIAVIVVRETPLRLTIGMDRPEGGADSDTGPGSGDSDSEDSTPSGATDSGARTS; encoded by the coding sequence ATGAGCACCGGATCGACCGCCCCAACCGCCGCCCCGCGGAAGTACTCGCACGGCGAGGTGCTCGGCGTCATGGCAGGCCTGCTCGCAGCCCTGTTCACGGCGATGCTCTCCACCACCGTCGTCTCCACCGCGCTTCCCACGATCATGGCCGACCTGCACGGCACCCAACGCCAATACACCTGGGTGATCACCGCCAGCCTGCTGATGATGACCATCAGCACACCGATCTGGGGCAAGCTCTCGGACCTGTTCAGCAAGAAGCTGCTCACCCAGCTCGCGATCCTGCTGTTCGTCGCGGGATCGCTTGCCGCCGGCTTCTCCCACTCCATCACGCTGATGATGGTGGCGCGCGCGGTGCAGGGCATGGCGATGGGCGGGCTCATCGCGCTGGTGCAATCGGTGATGGGGTCGATCGTCTCGCCCCGCGACCGCGGCCGCTACGCCGGATACATGGGTGCGGTGATGACCGTCGCCACCGTCTCCGGCCCGCTGCTGGGCGGCGTGATCACCGACGAGATCGGCTGGCGCTGGACGTTCTTCGTGTGCGTCCCGCTGGCCGTCATCGCGCTCGCACTCATCCAGTGGAAGCTGGACCTGCCCGCCAACCCGCGGACCGGGCGCGTCCGCATCGACTACCTCGGCGGCATCCTGCTTTCGGTCGCCGCGGCCCTGCCGATGCTGTGGGTGACGTTCGCGGGCAGCGACTACGCCTGGGTCTCGTGGCAGTCGGCCGCATTCCTGGCCGGATTCCTCATCACTGTCGCCCTCACCGTGCTGGTGGAGCTGCGCGCGCCCGAGCCGATGCTGCCCCTGCGGGTGCTCCGCAACTCCACAGCGGTGCTGATGATCGTCGCCAGCCTCGCGGTGGGCGTGGCCATGTTCGGCTCCGGGGTGTTCCTCACCCAGTACTTCCAGCTGGGCGCCGGCTATACGCCCACCAAGGCCGGAGTGATGACGATCCCGATGATCATCTCCCAGATGCTCTCGGCCACCATCGGCGGACAGATCGTCAGCCGCACGGGCAGGTGGAAACCCATCATGGTGGCCGGCAGCATCACGATGCTCGCCGGGCTGGTGGGCCTGGGCACGATCTCGCACACCACGTCCTACCCCCTCGTCGCCCTCTACATGGTGCTGCTCGGACTCGGCGTCGGCACGCTCGTACAGAACATCGTGCTCGCCGTGCAGAACACCGTCGACGTCACCGAAGTGGGCGCCGCGTCCGCCGCGATCGCGTTCTTCCGCTCGCTCGGCGGAGCGGTGGGCGTCACGGCCCTCGGGGCGGTGCTGACCAACCTGGTGGCGGGCAACATCCGCGACGGCCTGAGCCAGATGGGGATCCCCGCCGACCGGCTGGGTTCGGCCGGAGACACGCAGCTGGACGTCAGCGGGCTGCCCGCGGAGATACAGGGGGTGTTCCACGACTCGTACGCCGACGGGTTCGGCCCGCTGTTCATGATCGCCGCCGCCATCGCCGTGGTGACCGTCATCGCGGTGATCGTCGTCCGCGAGACCCCGCTGCGACTCACGATCGGAATGGATCGTCCGGAGGGTGGCGCGGACTCGGATACGGGACCTGGGTCGGGGGACTCGGACTCGGAGGATTCGACGCCATCCGGCGCTACGGACAGCGGGGCCCGCACCTCGTAA